TTCCACCCTCAGCGCGGCGGCCATGGCGAGGCAGATGGCATGAGCGAGCATCGGATCGCGTTGACCGTCAACGGGCGGCAGCACCGGGCGCTGGTTGAAAGCCGGCTCACCCTTGCCGATTATCTGCGCGGCGACGCCGGCTGTACCGGCGTCCATGTCGGCTGCGAGCATGGGGTATGCGGTGCATGCACGGTAATCGTCGACGGACTTGCCGTACGGGCATGCCTGATGCTGGCCGTGCAGGCCGATGGCTGCACGCTCACCACCGTCGAGGGGATGGCGGCATCCGACGGAACATTGCATCCCGTCCAGCAGGCCCTGAAGGACTGTCACGGCCTGCAATGCGGGTTCTGCACGCCCGGCATCATCATGACGCTGGCGGCGCTGACCGCAGACAGGACACCCGACGCGGCACAAATGACTGCCGCCCTGTCGGGCCATATCTGTCGCTGCACCGGCTATCAGGGCATTCGTCGGGCGGTGCGCCAACTGGCCGATGCACCAAAGGTGCCCCATGAACTGGAGCCGCCGGCATGAGCGAGGCCACCATGCTACGCGGCCAGCGCTTCATCGGCCAGCGCCTGCCGCGCAAGGAGGATGCACGCCTGCTGACGGGCAAGGGCAGTTTCGTCGACGATATCGTCCTGCCCGGCATGCTGCATGTCGCCTTTGTCCGCAGTCCTATCGCGCGTGGCCGTATCCTGTCGATCGACCGGACCGTGGCACGCGAACAGCCCGGCGTACAGGCGGTGCTGACCCAGGCGGATCTGGCCCGGTTCGATGTGACCATGATGACCTATTTCATGGGACCCGCCGAAGTGGCCATGACGCCGCTGGCCGGCGATCATGTTGCCTATGTCGGCCATCCCGTGGCCATGGTCGTGGCCGACGACCGCTATCTTGCCGAGGATGCCGCCAGCCTCGTGCAGGTCGACTATGCGGAGGAACCTGCGGTCGTCACCATCGCCGATGCCCGCCATGGCCCGCCGGTCCATCCCGACACCGATGACAATGTTGCCGCGCTGATGGGCGAGGAGGATGCGAATGCGGAACTGGAAGAGCAGTTGCGCCACGCCACGCATCTGGTCACCCGGTCCGTCACACATCAACGGGTTGCCCAGTCGCCGATGGAGACGCGGGGCGTGGTGGCCGCCCTGCAGGGCGAGGAGGAATTGCTGGTCCACATCACCTGCGCCAGTCCGCATCTGGTCCAGCGCTGGCTGACGCTGGCGCTGGGCGTCCCGCAGATGAGCATACGCGTGGTCGCAAAGGATGTCGGAGGTTCCTTCGGCCTCAAGAACCACCCCTGGCTGGAGGAAGTATCTGCCATCCTCGCCGCCATGATCCTGCGCCGGCCGGTCAAGTGGATCGAGGACAGAATCGAGAATCTGACCGCATCGA
The sequence above is drawn from the Sphingobium sp. AP49 genome and encodes:
- a CDS encoding (2Fe-2S)-binding protein, whose protein sequence is MSEHRIALTVNGRQHRALVESRLTLADYLRGDAGCTGVHVGCEHGVCGACTVIVDGLAVRACLMLAVQADGCTLTTVEGMAASDGTLHPVQQALKDCHGLQCGFCTPGIIMTLAALTADRTPDAAQMTAALSGHICRCTGYQGIRRAVRQLADAPKVPHELEPPA